The nucleotide sequence AACCGCATTGTGATAAGAAAGGTAGCCTTCTGCAGTTCTGATTTGTAGATCTTTTATGGCTTCTAAAATGGAAATTAAATTCTTTTCCATTATGTCGGCGTAGGTTAGGGCATAAACCGATAAGCTTTTAAAGCTGCCATTTTCCGGATTTTCAGTGTCGGCAAAGCGTTTTTTTAGCCAGTTTATTAAAAGGTTGCCTTCTTCATCCAGAGGAATTGTAAGGTCTTTTCTTTTTTCCAAATCGGAAGGGTCTTTGGCATTTTTTAAAATCAGTTTCCTTCCCGACCGGATAATTTTTTCGGGTTCAAGGATGTGAAGAATGGGGGTAAAGACCAGCTGGCCTATGTACCTTCCTTCGTATTCGGTTAAAAGAGAAATGCGGCGGCGTACCCCGTCCTCATCTATAACCACATTCGGAAAACCTGCTCCTTTTGCGTACTGTAGTATGGACATAATCGCCGGAGCCATTCCGTATTCTTCATTTGCGGCCTTACGGTTTGCTAGGGTTTCCTTTTTAAAAAGCCCTGTTTTATCTTCTACATTGGTAAACAAAAAATTATTATAGGCAAAGTCTTTTAGTTCCTTTGTTTCGCCGCCTATGTTTATATTTACTGCGTTTATGGTTAAAAAAGCATTTTCAAAAAAGCCTACTGCGGCTCCCATGTAGGCATCATTATCTCTAAATACATTGTTTTTAATTGAATCGGAAAGTTCATCAATCCGTGATTCAAAATACTTGGACATATCCTGTCCTATTGTTTTTACCTCCGAAAGCGGTATGTTTTTGCTTGCTACTGCATCCGAAAACTCTTTTATATATTCTCCTAATTCCTGACGTACGGCTGCATATTCTTTGGGCAGATCATGTTCTACATAGGCATTATTTGCACCCGCCCTTCCTGCAGACAGGTACTCAATATCGAAAACCGCCGCCTTACCGCCTGATTCTTTTAAGCGGATTAAAACATCGGCCAAGACATCCCTTGACCATGGCCAAGAGCCGATTTGTTCTATAGAAAAGTCATCGACATTTAAAAGAAGAATTTCGCTTTTTTCCTTGATTTCGGGCTTAAGTTTTAGCATGGCATCGTAGACTTGGTTTTCTATATTTCTTCCCAATTTAATAAAACTAAAGGCAGTAAAAATTAAAAATACGGCTATTGCTATTATAAAATTAAGATTCTTTTGTAAAAATCCTACAAATGCAGATTTATTTTTTTCTTTTTCGACCATGAATTTCTCCCGAGCTGTTTATCATATTTCCTTTGTTTACATAAAACCGGCAAGTTCAATTATAATCTAAAAATTATTAAAAAACAAGCCTTTATATCGATAGACTTTTCTTATATTTTAGGGTATGATACCAAGTAAGATTACTTCACATTTTTAAGGAGATATATAATGAAGATATTGGTTATCAACTGCGGAAGCTCTTCTTTAAAGTATCAGCTCATTGATATGACTAACGAAGATGTTTTGGTAAAAGGCCTTGTCGAAAGAATCGGTATTGAAGGTTCGCGTATTAAGCATGAAAAAAAAGGAATGGATGCCGTTCTAATTGAAGAAAAAATGAATGACCACAAAAAAGCCATTCAGCTTGTTTTGGAAGCCCTAATCGATAAAAATCACGGTGTTGTAAAATCCATGGATGAGATTACGGCTGTAGGTCACAGGGTAGTTCACGGCGGAGAAGAATTCAATAAGTCCGTTCTTTTGGATGACAGGGTAATGGCCGGTATCAAAGAATGTATCGACCTTGCTCCCTTACATAACCCTGCAAATATTATGGGAATCGAGGCTTGTAAGGCTCTTATGCCGAAAACTCCGATGGTTGCGGTTTTTGATACGGCCTTCCATCAAACAATGCCGGCAGAAAACTATATCTATGCTCTTCCCTACGAATATTACGAAAAATATAAGATACGCCGCTACGGTTTCCACGGAACATCGCACCGCTTTGTTTCTGAAAAAGCCTCCGAAACCCTCAAAAATAATTCGGCCGATTTTAAGGTTATTACCTGCCACTTAGGAAACGGTTCCAGCTTGGCCGCTATCAAGGGCGGGAAATGTGTAGATACCTCGATGGGACTTACCCCCCTTGAAGGTTTAGTCATGGGAACCCGCTCAGGAGACCTGGACCCTGCAATTCTTCCCTTTATAATGAACAAGGAAAAACTTTCAGCCGATGAAATGAGCAATGTTTTAAACAAAAAATCCGGCGTTTTTGGTATTTCCGGTGTAAGCAGCGACTTCCGTGATATTGAAACCGCTGCAAAAGAAGGAAACAAGAGGGCTCAGCTTGCCTTAGATGTATTCTGCAACAGAGTTAGAAAATACATAGCTTCTTATGCCGCACAGCTCGGCGGAGTGGATGCTCTGGTATTTACAGCCGGTATAGGTGAAAACTCTATCGAGCTTAGAGAAAAAATCTGTCACGGTTTGGAATTCCTCGGTGTTGAACTCGATTCCGAGAAAAACAAGGTAAGAGGAAAACTTACTGATGCAAGCAAGGCCTCATCAAAGGTCAAGGTTCTTATTATTCCTACAAATGAAGAGCTTATGATTGCTAAGGATACGATGGCTTTGGTAAAATAAAGTTCTTTAAAACTAACTAAAGACAAAAAAAGGCGGGGCTTGTTTAAAGCCCCGCCTTTTCTAATCAGCTTTTATCTGTAAGATAAAAACGCTAAACCTTATTCTACAACAGCAACCAAATCATTTGATTTTAAAATCAAATGATCTACACCGTCGATTTGAATTTGAGTTCCGGCATATTTGTCGTGAATAACTTTTTGACCGACTGAAACCTTAATCTTTTCTTTGTCGTCACCTACAGCTACAACAACACCTCTTTGTGTTTTTTCTTGAGCTGTGTCGGGAATGATGATTCCGCCGGCAGTTTTTGTTTCTACGGCATCCGGTTTTACTAAAACTCTGTCTCCTAAGGGTTTAACTTTCATCAAAAGACCTCCTGAAAAATTAAAAGAACACAAAAAGCAGTATTTGTGCCTTTTTGGCACTCTTTTTTGTGTTTTATTTCGGGTTGTGTCATTTCAATACATAAGTCCCGAATACCATAAAATATAAGAAAAAAGAGCTAAAAAGGCAATAGGTTTTGCTCATTTTTGGTGCCGGATGTTGAATTTTATAAGTCTATATCGAATATAAACTTATAGTTTTAAGTACCTTTTTTTTGATGTTTTAAAAATATTTTTTTTGAATATTCGGTTTTTAGCATAGTTTTTGCTTGTATATACCGGAGGCCAAAAAGACTTCCCAATTTTATACAAGGAGTTAAGTTATGTATAACAGGACAAAAAATAATTATGACGCAGAAATGAACTCGTTGGCTACTTATTTAAAAGAAATCAATCAGATACCGCTTTTAACAGCTGAAGAAGAAATAAAATATGCTAAACTAGCCGAAAAAGGAGATGAAGATGCCAAAAACATGTTGGTAAATTCAAACCTACGCTTTGTTGTAAATGTAGCAAAAAAATATCAAAACCAGGGTCTTCCCCTTATGGATCTTATTAGTGAGGGCAATATAGGCTTGATGAATGCCGCCGAAAGATTTGATGTTTCAAAGGGTTATAAATTTATTTCTTACGCTGTTTGGTGGATTAAACAATCTATCTTAAAAGCTATTTGCGAAAAATCAAGGATGATACGCCTTCCCTTAAACAGGGCGAACGAGCTTGTTCAAATAGAAAAGGCTAAAAAAGAAATCGACTTTTCGGGAAACGAAACCAAGGAACTCAATGAGATTGCAGGTATCTTAAATATGGATAATTCTATGGTTCACACAATTATGAATGCTGCCAGAGAGCCTATTTCCATAGATGCTTCCGTTTTTGATGAGCCCGGAAGCTCCAGTGTAAACGACTTTTTACAGGACGAAACTCATCAGATGCCTGAAGACTACGCAATGGATATGAGCCTTAGAGATGAAGTAAACGAGCTTCTGAAAAACCTTGACGATAGGGAAGCGGAAATAATCCGTTATCGTTTTGGGCTTGGCGGTTATGCTCCTCTTTCGTTAAAAGAAGTAGGGCTTATCTTTAATCTTACAAAAGAAAGAATACGCCAGATTGAAAAAAAGGCCTTGCAGCAGCTTAAAAAGCCTGCCGAAAAACAAAAGCTTGCCGTTTACGTTGCGTAAACGATTTACGTTGCGTAAACGATTTATATAAAAATTGGTTCCATGCGATTAACTTAGGGCTGCTGAAAAGCAGCCCTTTTTTGTAAACTAAACCGGATTTTTTACTCAGTAATGTACAAGACGGTTTCCATGTTGCCGCCGCGCAGGCTGTGTTTTTTTAAGACGGCATCCTTATTTTGCTTGCAGAATATTTTTTCGAATTCTTTTTTGCTTGTGATAAAGCCCAGCTTCCAGTCCGGGAAATGCTGAGGTATTTCGGCCATTCGTTTATAAAGCTCAAAGGCTTCTTCCTCGCTTCCGAGCCTTTCGCCGTAGGGCGGATTCGATAAAAGGATGCCGCTGTCGTATGGGGCTTCCAGTTCCGAAAAGTCCGATTGAATAAAGTCGGGACGCTCTATGTGATGGGTAATGCCTGCTGCATGAAGTTCCCTTCCTGCGATGATGCATGCCCTTTCGGCATTGGCCTTTGAAAGAGAGACGGCTTCTTCCGAAATATCCGAGCCCGTTATCCTTGCAAGACAGTCGGTGCGTACCTCCGAGGCAGCCCTTTCTTTTTCTTCCTTTAAAACGGCTTCTATTTTTTCTTTTTCAAAACAAATAAAGTTTTCAAAGGCAAAGTGACGGGCAATCCCGGGCGGAATATTATAGGCATACCAGGCGGCTTCAATCGGGATAGTCCCGGAGCCGCAAAAAGCATCGTGGAGGGGAATCTTTCTTTTCCATTGCATGAGCTGAATTAGTACGGCTGCCAATGTTTCCCTCATGGGGGCGGCTCCTCCGCTTAAACGATAGCCCCTTCTATAAAGAGGTTCCCCCGATAAGTCCAGACAGACATAGACATTGTTGTTTTCTATGTAAATGCGGATCATAAAGCGGGTTCCTGTTTCGGGCAGGGAATGCATATTCCATTTTTTGCACAACTTGTCGCAGACAGCCTTGTGGACGATAGATTGAACAGCATGTTCCGAAGAAAGCTTGGACTTATAGGTACGCACCTTGTCGATTGTAATTCGGGCATCACGCGGAAAATAGTTATGCCAGTCTATCGAAAAGACCAAATCAAATAGAGCATCAAAATTTTCGGCCTTTGCGGTATTTATAAGCATAAAAACCCTGTCGGCTGTGCGTAAAAAATAATTTGCCTTAAAAAAAGCTAAAAGAGGCTCGGTTTCGGCTGAAGTAAAAAATACCCTTCCTGGTAACCTATTGTAAGGCTTAAAACCTAAAATTTTTAATTCCCTTGTAAGTACAGGTTCTGCACCTACGGCGCATAGTGCAATAAAATCATTCATAATTGTTTACAGTATAGCATTTTTTTAAAATTTTTTATATACTGTAAATTATAAAATAATCGTTATAAAATAATCTAAATTAAATTGGAGAATATATGAAGAACCTTAAAAAAATCTTGACAGCCGCTTTGGCTTTTTTGCTTATTTTTTCTTTTTTAGTCTCTTGTAAAACAAAGGATTCAAATTCGCAGGCTGACGGCGAATCGAAAGCCGTTTTAATAAAACATCCTGAAAGGATGTTTTGGGAAATAAAAAAAGGAGATGCTTCAATCTATGTTTTGGGTACAATCCATGTTGCAGACAAGGATTTTTATCCGTTGGAAGATAAGATACTGGAAGCCTTTGATAGGGCCGATAGACTGGTCAGTGAATTAGGCGGAAAAAAAGAAATGGAAACCTTGCAGGAAAAATTACAAATTAGGATGCTTCAACATTTTAATATTAGTCCCGAAAAAGATTTATCTAATTTTTTGTCCGAAGATGAAATAAACGTTGTTATACAAGAATTGGGAACCGTTGCTGCTCCTCTATTTAAATTTAATCCATGGATTCTTACAATCGCTTTAAATCAAGTACTGTATACAAAGGCCGGATTAGATCCTCAAAACGGTATAGATATGCATCTTTTAAACCGTGCCGGTAAGAAAAAAATTGAAGCCCTTGAAAGCATTGAAGAACAGCTGGATCTCTTATCTTCAGGAACTTTTGAAGAACAGTTAAAGGCTCTTAAAGAAACTATAAAAGAATTACAAAATACGGATAAAACTATTGACCTGCTTACAAAGCTAAAAAAACTTTATTTGGAAAACAATAGCGAGGAATTAAAAGATTTCATAGGTTCTCTTTTGGATATGAGCGACGGTATATCTAAAGATGCTCTTTTAAAAGATCGAAATATTGTTTGGGCTGGCAAATTTGAAGAATATCTTAATAAAGGCGGAACAACCTTTGTATTTGCAGGTCTTGCTCACTTTTTAGGAAAGGACAGCGTATTTGAGCTGATGAGAACAAAAGGAATTTTGGAATAGAATGAAAAAGTTGCTTGTTTTTGTAGTTTTAATGCTTTGCGTTTTGTCATGCAAGACAAAGCAAATTCAGCCTAAAATTGAAGGAGCTTATATCCAGCTTACCGACAAGGCTCAAATCTCTTTTAAGGACCTTCCATGCACGGTCTTTTTTTCGGACGGCACTCAAGAAAAATATCTTACAAATGAAGACGGTAAGATTGTGGTTCAAGTTATTGAGGGCCGTGTAATAACCAAGGTTGTCTATGATTTTTCGGAATATAGGCGGCCTAAGGGAAGGCTTTTGGCAAAGGAAGAGTTTTCAATAATAAAAAAATTTAAAACAAAACCTAAATCTCTGATACAAGCCTTTAATATAAATATTGAGCCGCGTAAAGGAATGCAGCTTATAATAATCTTGGATGTTTTTGATATCTAAAAAATATCTTCAGGATCCAAAATGCGGCCTGCAAAACGGTATGTGTTTTTCCAATATTTTTCATCAAGGGAAGAAATTATTACGCCTGTATGTTTACCCTGCGAAGCGGAATGGATGAATTCCCCGTTCCCTATGTAAATTCCTACATGTGATACCTTGTTTCCCACAGTATAGAAAAATAAAAGATCGCCGGGTTGAACTTCTTTGTCTGAAATCCGTTTAGCAAAGTCTGCAAGCCCCTTTGTGCTTCTGGGGACGCTAATTTCGAGAGCGTCAAGAGCTGCCCTATATACAAAACCTGAACAATCCATTCCGGCCTTAGTAGTGCCTGCATATTTATATGGAGTTTTTAGGTATTTATATGCAGCATTTATAAAATCGAGACGCGGAGATTCGGGCGGCTGAGCTCCAAAAGTCATACATCCGTTTAAAAAAAAGCTTAAAAGAACAAAAATAAATATTTTTTTCATAAATTCTGCAACCTCCTATCTCTTATCGGGTCTAACTATAAGAGAATTTAGCTAAATTTATTTATAAAAGGAAGATCTTATGGCAAATCTTAATAAAAAGCCCTGGGCATTTTTAGATGAATGGAGAGGATCAAAATTTAAAGGCGAGTGGCCGACCCTCCCCGAAATGTTTGAAATTACTGCGGAGCGGTACCCTGACAGGAATTGTTTTACGGTCTTTGAACCGGATCGTATTACCCTTTCTTATTCGGAAAGTCTAAAAGTAGTAAAAGACTTGGCTTATTGGATGACCGAAAACGGTGTTACGAAGGGAACTCATGTTGCCGTTTCGGGCAAAAACTCTCCGGAATGGGCTGTCGTATATTTGGCAGCACTTTTTGCAGGAGGAATAATAATTCCGATAGATTATGGTCTTCATAATGAAGAGATTGAAACTCTTTTAAAAACGGCGAAACCTAAATTATTTTTTGTGGATGAAGAAAAATTCGACTTTTTTGCAGAAAAAGCAAAAACCGAAAGCTACATAGGCTCCCTTTATTCATTAAGTAAAAAACATCCTGAAATTTATGTTTATAATCTAAAGCCTTCCGGAAATCCTGAGCTTGCAAAGGCCCAAGAAAACGATACGGCTGCAATTCTTTTTACCTCAGGAACTACAGGAAATCCCAAGGGGGTTATGCTCAGTCACAAAAACTTTGTTTCGGACTGCTATATAGCCCAGTCCAACCTTAACATTTACCATACGGACGTATTCTATGCTCTTTTACCGCTTCATCACTCTTATACGATGCTTGCCGTATTTATCGAAGCCCTTTCGGTAGGTGCCGAATTGGTATTCGGTAAGACCCTTGCCGTATCAAAAATGCTTGCCGAGCTTAAGGCAGGAAAAATCACAATGCTTTTGGGCGTTCCTCTCTTGTTTAACAAGCTTCTTGCAGGTATTTTTAAGGGCATTAAGGCAAAAGGTATTGTAGTTTTCGGTATTATCAAGGCCTTGATGGGTATTTCTTACTTCTTTAAAAAGGTCTTTAAGGCTAATATCGGAAGCAAGCTCTTTCACGGTATTTTGGATAAGGCCAGTTTAGGAAATGTCCGTATCGCCATATGCGGAGGCGG is from Treponema denticola and encodes:
- a CDS encoding TraB/GumN family protein, which encodes MKNLKKILTAALAFLLIFSFLVSCKTKDSNSQADGESKAVLIKHPERMFWEIKKGDASIYVLGTIHVADKDFYPLEDKILEAFDRADRLVSELGGKKEMETLQEKLQIRMLQHFNISPEKDLSNFLSEDEINVVIQELGTVAAPLFKFNPWILTIALNQVLYTKAGLDPQNGIDMHLLNRAGKKKIEALESIEEQLDLLSSGTFEEQLKALKETIKELQNTDKTIDLLTKLKKLYLENNSEELKDFIGSLLDMSDGISKDALLKDRNIVWAGKFEEYLNKGGTTFVFAGLAHFLGKDSVFELMRTKGILE
- a CDS encoding AMP-dependent synthetase/ligase; protein product: MANLNKKPWAFLDEWRGSKFKGEWPTLPEMFEITAERYPDRNCFTVFEPDRITLSYSESLKVVKDLAYWMTENGVTKGTHVAVSGKNSPEWAVVYLAALFAGGIIIPIDYGLHNEEIETLLKTAKPKLFFVDEEKFDFFAEKAKTESYIGSLYSLSKKHPEIYVYNLKPSGNPELAKAQENDTAAILFTSGTTGNPKGVMLSHKNFVSDCYIAQSNLNIYHTDVFYALLPLHHSYTMLAVFIEALSVGAELVFGKTLAVSKMLAELKAGKITMLLGVPLLFNKLLAGIFKGIKAKGIVVFGIIKALMGISYFFKKVFKANIGSKLFHGILDKASLGNVRIAICGGGPLAPNVCRAYNEFGIDFVQGYGLTETSPIIALNPKERFKIASVGQYFISCMEMKILDPDEKGIGEVAVKGPMVMQGYYNMPEETAEVLSPDGWLKTGDLGWLDDEGYLYLCGRAKNLIVTAGGKNVFPEEIENMFQLYYNEIEQITAAGYQAEEGEEVEALVYPADELYKKLNMTRGTSEGDAAVQKEIDAIIETVNKKLLPYQRITKTTYLSEPLEMTTTKKVKRFKK
- a CDS encoding acetate/propionate family kinase, with protein sequence MKILVINCGSSSLKYQLIDMTNEDVLVKGLVERIGIEGSRIKHEKKGMDAVLIEEKMNDHKKAIQLVLEALIDKNHGVVKSMDEITAVGHRVVHGGEEFNKSVLLDDRVMAGIKECIDLAPLHNPANIMGIEACKALMPKTPMVAVFDTAFHQTMPAENYIYALPYEYYEKYKIRRYGFHGTSHRFVSEKASETLKNNSADFKVITCHLGNGSSLAAIKGGKCVDTSMGLTPLEGLVMGTRSGDLDPAILPFIMNKEKLSADEMSNVLNKKSGVFGISGVSSDFRDIETAAKEGNKRAQLALDVFCNRVRKYIASYAAQLGGVDALVFTAGIGENSIELREKICHGLEFLGVELDSEKNKVRGKLTDASKASSKVKVLIIPTNEELMIAKDTMALVK
- a CDS encoding C40 family peptidase; translated protein: MKKIFIFVLLSFFLNGCMTFGAQPPESPRLDFINAAYKYLKTPYKYAGTTKAGMDCSGFVYRAALDALEISVPRSTKGLADFAKRISDKEVQPGDLLFFYTVGNKVSHVGIYIGNGEFIHSASQGKHTGVIISSLDEKYWKNTYRFAGRILDPEDIF
- a CDS encoding THUMP domain-containing class I SAM-dependent RNA methyltransferase — encoded protein: MNDFIALCAVGAEPVLTRELKILGFKPYNRLPGRVFFTSAETEPLLAFFKANYFLRTADRVFMLINTAKAENFDALFDLVFSIDWHNYFPRDARITIDKVRTYKSKLSSEHAVQSIVHKAVCDKLCKKWNMHSLPETGTRFMIRIYIENNNVYVCLDLSGEPLYRRGYRLSGGAAPMRETLAAVLIQLMQWKRKIPLHDAFCGSGTIPIEAAWYAYNIPPGIARHFAFENFICFEKEKIEAVLKEEKERAASEVRTDCLARITGSDISEEAVSLSKANAERACIIAGRELHAAGITHHIERPDFIQSDFSELEAPYDSGILLSNPPYGERLGSEEEAFELYKRMAEIPQHFPDWKLGFITSKKEFEKIFCKQNKDAVLKKHSLRGGNMETVLYITE
- a CDS encoding sigma-70 family RNA polymerase sigma factor, producing MYNRTKNNYDAEMNSLATYLKEINQIPLLTAEEEIKYAKLAEKGDEDAKNMLVNSNLRFVVNVAKKYQNQGLPLMDLISEGNIGLMNAAERFDVSKGYKFISYAVWWIKQSILKAICEKSRMIRLPLNRANELVQIEKAKKEIDFSGNETKELNEIAGILNMDNSMVHTIMNAAREPISIDASVFDEPGSSSVNDFLQDETHQMPEDYAMDMSLRDEVNELLKNLDDREAEIIRYRFGLGGYAPLSLKEVGLIFNLTKERIRQIEKKALQQLKKPAEKQKLAVYVA
- a CDS encoding co-chaperone GroES; amino-acid sequence: MKVKPLGDRVLVKPDAVETKTAGGIIIPDTAQEKTQRGVVVAVGDDKEKIKVSVGQKVIHDKYAGTQIQIDGVDHLILKSNDLVAVVE